CGAGGGCAACATCGTCACGAAGGTGTCCGGTGGCGACGCCCCCGACATCGCGATCGTCCCGCAGCCGGGTCTGCTCAAGACCCTCATCGGCACCGGCGAGGTGCAGGCGGCCTCCGACGCCGTGTCCGCCAACGTCGACGAGTACTGGGGTGAGGACTGGAAGTCCTACGGCACGGAAGACGGCACGTTCTACGCCGCTCCGATGCTCGCCAACCTCAAGGGCTACGTCTGGTACTCGCCGGCCAAGTTCAAGGAGTGGGGCGTCGAGGTCCCGAAGACCCTCGACGAGCTCATGACGCTGACCGCGACGATCCAGCAGAAGACCGGCGCGGCCCCGTGGTGCGCGGGCTTCGCCTCCGACGCGGCATCCGGATGGCCGGGAACCGACTGGGTGGAAGACATGGTCCTCCGCCTCTCCGGCCCCGACGTGTACGACCAGTGGGTCGCCAACGAGGTGAAGTTCACCGACCCGCAGATCAAGGCGGCTTTCGACGCGGTGGGCGACATCCTCCTCAACCCCTCGTACGTCAACGCCGGCTTCGGTGACGTCAGCAGCATCAACTCGACCGCCTTCGCCGACGTCGCGGCCAAGGTCGCCGACGGCAGCTGCCCGATGACCCACCAGGCCTCGTTCCTCTCGGCCAACTTCCTGACGGTGACCAACGCCGCGGGTGAGACGCCCACGGTCGCGCCCGACGGCGACGTCTACGCGTTCCTGACCCCCGGCGTCACCGAGGGTGAGCTCGCGGTCGAGGGCGGCGGCGAGTTCGTCGCAGCCTTCTCCGACGACGAGAACGTGCAGAAGGTCGTCGAGTACATGTCGTCGCCCGAGTTCGCGGACGCCCGCGTCAAGCTCGGCGGCGTGATCTCCGCCAACAAGGGCGCCGACCCGTCGCTCGCTTCCAGCGAATTCCTCACCGAGGCGATGAAGACGCTGCAGGACCCGAACACCACCCTGCGCTTCGACGCCTCCGACCTCATGCCGGCGACCGTCGGTGCGGGCTCGTTCTGGAAGGGCATGGTCAGCTGGATCGACGGCACGCCGACCGAC
The DNA window shown above is from Microbacterium proteolyticum and carries:
- a CDS encoding ABC transporter substrate-binding protein: MGMSQRTRLLAPVGLLAVGAVALAGCAEGDSSGGGASGGETTVRISGGITGTEADALNQSFEQFTADTGIKVVYTGDKSFEGNIVTKVSGGDAPDIAIVPQPGLLKTLIGTGEVQAASDAVSANVDEYWGEDWKSYGTEDGTFYAAPMLANLKGYVWYSPAKFKEWGVEVPKTLDELMTLTATIQQKTGAAPWCAGFASDAASGWPGTDWVEDMVLRLSGPDVYDQWVANEVKFTDPQIKAAFDAVGDILLNPSYVNAGFGDVSSINSTAFADVAAKVADGSCPMTHQASFLSANFLTVTNAAGETPTVAPDGDVYAFLTPGVTEGELAVEGGGEFVAAFSDDENVQKVVEYMSSPEFADARVKLGGVISANKGADPSLASSEFLTEAMKTLQDPNTTLRFDASDLMPATVGAGSFWKGMVSWIDGTPTDQVLSDIQAGYEN